A region from the Desulfobotulus pelophilus genome encodes:
- a CDS encoding complex I subunit 1/NuoH family protein — protein sequence RTIVDAQISGLWFCLIQPLAFIIYLIAALAETNRAPFDMPEAESELTAGFHTEYSGMGFGLFFLGEYTNMFIVSSVAVAVFLGGWSGLPLPMDAWTGAIWFLVKVYILMFIMIWIRWTYPRVRFDQLMNLSWKYLIPFALLNLIVTAVIVKL from the coding sequence CGGACCATTGTGGATGCCCAGATTTCCGGTTTATGGTTCTGTCTGATTCAGCCTCTTGCCTTTATTATCTATCTGATAGCGGCTCTGGCAGAAACTAACAGGGCACCGTTTGACATGCCTGAGGCGGAAAGTGAGCTGACAGCAGGCTTCCATACGGAATATTCAGGGATGGGATTCGGGTTATTTTTTCTTGGTGAATATACCAATATGTTTATCGTGAGCAGTGTCGCCGTTGCTGTCTTCCTCGGCGGATGGAGCGGCCTGCCCCTGCCCATGGACGCATGGACCGGAGCCATATGGTTTCTGGTCAAGGTTTACATCCTGATGTTCATCATGATCTGGATCCGCTGGACCTATCCGCGGGTCCGTTTCGACCAGCTGATGAACCTTTCCTGGAAGTACCTGATACCTTTTGCGCTCCTTAACCTTATTGTAACGGCGGTGATCGTAAAACTATGA
- the nuoK gene encoding NADH-quinone oxidoreductase subunit NuoK, which translates to MLSASSYLTTYLIIALVLFVMGIYGMVRHRSFMGMLVSTELILCGASINFMAFNRFVLPDPAIGQVFTLFIMGIAAAEAAIVVSFILAVYRKYQTDDPSAVHDLRH; encoded by the coding sequence ATGCTGAGTGCAAGCAGCTATCTGACAACCTATCTGATAATTGCCTTAGTGCTTTTTGTGATGGGTATCTACGGAATGGTACGTCACCGGTCTTTCATGGGGATGCTGGTTTCAACGGAACTGATTCTCTGTGGCGCGTCTATTAATTTTATGGCCTTTAATCGTTTTGTGCTGCCGGATCCCGCCATCGGTCAGGTTTTTACCCTGTTTATAATGGGTATTGCCGCGGCCGAAGCGGCAATTGTGGTCAGCTTTATTCTGGCCGTTTATCGTAAATACCAGACCGATGATCCCAGTGCGGTTCATGATCTGCGTCATTAA
- a CDS encoding complex I subunit 4 family protein produces the protein MTNALLYNSLGYPILSAVLLTPLAGAACCFFIRNQTVLKLWGLLVTLMTAALSLPLWTAFDRSTPAYQFVEMMEWFPSIGLSYQLGVDGISVLLVLLTTFIMPLCILCSWKSIEHRLAEFIFAILVMETAMIGVFVSMNTVLFYIFWEAMLIPMYLLIAVWGGPRKDYAAIKFFLYTFVGSIFFLVAIVALRVKTGTFFIPDLMAAEFSFGWQAWIFAGCALAFAVKIPMFPFHTWLPAAHVEAPTAGSVILASILLKMGGYGFLRFCLPMAPQATEFFAPFLIVLSLVGILYGGYLALGQSDIKKLIAYSSVGHMGFVTLGIFLLNDEGVKGAMLQMINHGITTGALFLCIGIIYERTHSREIQDNAALGMFMPVYVTFLGIFSLSSLAFPGTNSFIGEFLILMGAFRSQPLVGAIAIPGAILAAAYMLRLLQKMVWDSSDGHVHHHGEAAHGGGQGNDNDHAHGRKLWDLDLRETACLTFLVVFVFWIGLNPQPVLSVMDASVTHLLDQVAAGQGSVQALAGH, from the coding sequence ATGACAAATGCTCTGCTTTATAACAGCCTGGGTTACCCCATTCTTTCGGCGGTGCTGCTGACACCCCTTGCCGGTGCTGCCTGCTGTTTTTTCATCCGGAACCAGACGGTTCTGAAATTATGGGGATTGCTGGTTACCCTCATGACAGCAGCCTTGAGTCTGCCGCTCTGGACTGCCTTTGACCGGAGCACTCCTGCCTATCAGTTTGTGGAAATGATGGAGTGGTTTCCGAGTATAGGGCTTTCCTATCAGCTGGGAGTTGACGGTATTTCCGTACTCCTGGTTCTGCTGACAACCTTTATCATGCCACTTTGTATTCTGTGCTCCTGGAAGTCTATTGAGCACAGGCTTGCGGAGTTTATTTTTGCCATACTGGTAATGGAAACGGCGATGATAGGTGTTTTTGTCAGTATGAACACGGTGCTGTTTTATATTTTCTGGGAAGCCATGCTCATCCCCATGTATCTCCTTATTGCCGTATGGGGTGGTCCGCGCAAGGATTATGCAGCCATTAAGTTTTTCCTGTATACATTTGTTGGCTCCATTTTCTTCCTTGTGGCAATTGTAGCCTTACGGGTTAAAACCGGCACATTTTTTATTCCAGATCTCATGGCAGCGGAATTCAGTTTTGGCTGGCAGGCATGGATATTTGCCGGATGTGCTCTGGCTTTTGCCGTGAAAATCCCCATGTTTCCTTTCCACACCTGGCTTCCAGCTGCCCATGTGGAAGCCCCTACTGCCGGATCGGTTATACTGGCTTCCATTCTGCTGAAAATGGGCGGATACGGCTTTCTCCGGTTTTGCTTACCCATGGCACCACAGGCAACGGAGTTTTTTGCTCCATTTCTCATCGTTCTCTCGCTTGTGGGAATCCTTTATGGCGGTTATCTTGCACTGGGACAGAGCGACATTAAAAAACTTATTGCCTATTCGTCTGTTGGTCATATGGGTTTTGTAACTTTGGGCATTTTCCTCCTGAATGATGAAGGGGTCAAGGGTGCCATGCTGCAGATGATCAACCACGGCATCACTACGGGCGCCCTGTTTCTTTGTATCGGTATTATTTATGAAAGAACCCATTCCAGAGAGATTCAGGATAATGCGGCTTTGGGAATGTTTATGCCTGTTTACGTTACATTCTTGGGGATTTTTTCCCTTTCATCCCTTGCCTTTCCGGGAACGAACAGTTTTATCGGTGAATTTCTGATTCTTATGGGAGCTTTCCGGAGTCAGCCTCTGGTGGGTGCCATTGCCATACCGGGTGCTATCCTTGCTGCGGCCTATATGCTGAGGCTTTTGCAAAAAATGGTTTGGGATTCCAGTGATGGTCATGTGCATCATCACGGTGAGGCAGCCCATGGCGGTGGTCAAGGAAATGACAATGACCATGCTCACGGGAGAAAGCTTTGGGATCTGGATCTTCGTGAAACCGCTTGTCTTACTTTTCTTGTGGTATTTGTTTTTTGGATTGGTCTGAACCCGCAACCTGTTCTTTCGGTAATGGATGCGAGTGTTACCCATCTGCTGGATCAGGTGGCCGCAGGGCAGGGGAGTGTCCAGGCTCTGGCCGGGCATTGA
- a CDS encoding NADH-quinone oxidoreductase subunit J family protein yields the protein MSTYVFIAEALFFAFVILTFMGAVLAVRSRLLMHAVLGLAVCLLGVAGLYFYLGSIFLTMMQILIYVGAICILMVFGVMVGYTPQEIAESNFTGRNRFLAVAASFAGFFLLLIPVLRATFPVAAEKTGDFSLPWLGETLLYRYCLAFELISVVLLAAIIGAIILATGGRES from the coding sequence ATGAGTACCTACGTTTTCATTGCAGAGGCACTTTTTTTTGCCTTTGTCATCCTGACCTTCATGGGAGCTGTTCTGGCTGTCCGTTCCCGCCTTTTAATGCATGCTGTTTTAGGGCTGGCGGTCTGCCTTCTGGGAGTGGCAGGACTTTATTTCTATCTTGGCAGTATTTTTCTGACCATGATGCAGATTCTTATTTATGTAGGAGCTATCTGTATCCTCATGGTCTTCGGGGTGATGGTGGGGTACACGCCACAGGAAATAGCTGAAAGTAACTTTACCGGAAGGAATCGTTTTCTTGCGGTTGCGGCTTCCTTTGCGGGTTTTTTTCTTTTGCTGATTCCTGTTCTTAGGGCAACATTCCCTGTAGCTGCTGAAAAAACTGGAGATTTTTCTTTGCCATGGCTGGGAGAAACCCTTTTGTACCGGTACTGCCTGGCTTTTGAACTTATTTCTGTGGTGCTTCTGGCAGCTATTATCGGTGCCATTATTCTGGCCACCGGTGGAAGGGAGTCCTGA
- a CDS encoding Na(+)/H(+) antiporter subunit D, whose protein sequence is MTSSMLSPLAQLHPWLMHPATLFILGALLMPVLCRINLKNAALVIIPLVAFFQINMLPETFGQVSWMGFDMVFGRVDKLTYVFLHVFTLMAVIGSLFALKVEDWGQHTAAWLYVAGSLGVTLAGDYLTLFIFWELMAVASTFLIWYRKKKKSIEAGFRYLLVHVLGGLILLAGIFLKYRATGGDLTFVQILPTDAGLGDYLIMIGFMLNAAVPPIHAWLPDAYPEATVTGAVFMCAFTTKTAVYVLARGFPGFEALAILGAIMALYGVAYAVIENDARRILAYHIVSQVGYMVCGIGIGTAMAVNGAVAHAYAHILYKALLFMGAGAVLEMTGRSKLNELGGLYAKMPLALIFTVIGGIAISGFPLTSGFVSKSMIIAAAGEAHRTGLLLMLTLAAVGTFLSVGIKLPYYIWFGGKSEPSVPHAQDPPACMLWAMGIAAFMCFFLGVYPEFLYRMLPFAVDYQPYTAYHLSETLQLLGFTGLGFYLMVKKLGPEPKMNLDLDWFYRKGSLKFMAFASGPLSKVNDWVGEVYRSIGLTWTMLTARALSWFDKEGIDYVVDGTAKGVVDTGDRLRQAQTGKIQHYIGAAALLLFGIMIVVILL, encoded by the coding sequence ATGACAAGTAGTATGCTATCTCCTCTGGCCCAGCTGCACCCATGGCTCATGCATCCGGCAACGCTCTTTATTCTGGGTGCCTTGCTGATGCCGGTGCTCTGCCGGATAAATTTGAAAAATGCTGCTTTGGTGATTATTCCTCTGGTGGCTTTTTTTCAGATAAACATGCTGCCTGAAACATTTGGGCAGGTATCCTGGATGGGTTTTGACATGGTGTTTGGACGGGTGGATAAACTCACCTATGTCTTTCTCCATGTTTTTACACTCATGGCGGTAATAGGATCCCTTTTTGCGTTGAAAGTGGAAGACTGGGGGCAGCATACGGCTGCCTGGCTATATGTCGCCGGTTCCCTTGGAGTTACCCTTGCGGGAGATTATCTTACGCTCTTTATTTTCTGGGAGCTGATGGCCGTCGCATCCACCTTTCTGATTTGGTACAGAAAAAAGAAGAAGTCCATAGAAGCTGGATTCCGATACCTTCTTGTTCATGTGCTGGGCGGGTTGATACTGCTGGCGGGCATCTTTTTGAAATATCGCGCTACGGGTGGAGATCTTACCTTTGTGCAGATTCTGCCCACGGATGCGGGTCTTGGGGACTATCTCATCATGATCGGCTTCATGCTGAATGCTGCCGTACCGCCTATTCATGCATGGTTGCCCGATGCCTACCCTGAAGCAACGGTTACTGGTGCCGTTTTTATGTGTGCTTTCACGACAAAGACGGCTGTGTATGTGCTGGCCCGGGGCTTCCCCGGTTTTGAGGCTTTGGCCATTCTCGGTGCTATCATGGCGCTCTATGGTGTGGCCTATGCCGTTATTGAAAATGATGCCCGAAGGATTCTTGCCTACCATATTGTCAGTCAGGTCGGCTATATGGTTTGCGGTATCGGCATTGGAACGGCCATGGCTGTGAATGGAGCTGTAGCCCACGCGTATGCTCATATTCTTTATAAAGCACTTCTCTTTATGGGGGCGGGTGCTGTTTTGGAGATGACAGGACGATCCAAACTGAATGAGCTGGGCGGACTCTATGCTAAAATGCCCCTTGCCCTGATTTTTACGGTAATTGGCGGAATAGCCATTTCAGGTTTTCCGCTGACATCGGGTTTTGTGTCTAAATCCATGATTATTGCTGCCGCAGGTGAAGCCCACAGAACCGGACTTCTCCTTATGCTGACCCTTGCTGCTGTGGGGACTTTTCTTTCGGTTGGTATCAAACTTCCTTATTATATATGGTTTGGTGGAAAATCGGAGCCTTCGGTACCCCATGCCCAGGATCCACCGGCGTGCATGCTCTGGGCCATGGGGATTGCCGCTTTTATGTGCTTTTTTCTGGGTGTTTATCCGGAATTTCTCTATCGTATGCTGCCTTTTGCGGTTGATTACCAACCCTATACGGCCTACCATCTTTCTGAAACCCTCCAGCTTTTGGGCTTTACGGGTCTCGGTTTCTATCTGATGGTTAAAAAACTGGGGCCAGAGCCGAAGATGAATTTGGATCTGGACTGGTTTTATAGAAAAGGGAGTCTGAAATTTATGGCCTTTGCCTCCGGTCCCCTTTCAAAGGTGAATGATTGGGTAGGTGAAGTATACCGCAGCATAGGGCTAACCTGGACCATGTTGACAGCCAGGGCTCTTTCCTGGTTTGACAAAGAAGGTATTGACTATGTAGTGGATGGCACAGCGAAGGGCGTTGTGGATACGGGAGACAGACTCCGTCAGGCTCAAACGGGAAAAATTCAGCATTATATTGGTGCTGCGGCCCTTTTACTGTTCGGTATCATGATCGTTGTGATCCTCCTTTAA
- a CDS encoding NuoI/complex I 23 kDa subunit family protein, producing MSGYFSDLYHGTKSLLVGLGVTFKEMVKPTVTVHYPRETIVITPNYRGHIELVIDEETGGSRCITCGMCARACPSDCITVLSEKPEGAKKKVLTGFELDFTRCSLCGICVESCPTDAITYSQDYNLAGFSREEFHMDLLGRLGKGGSLI from the coding sequence ATGAGCGGCTATTTTTCCGACCTCTACCACGGTACAAAAAGTTTGCTGGTGGGCCTTGGCGTGACCTTCAAGGAAATGGTCAAGCCGACGGTGACGGTTCACTATCCCCGTGAAACCATTGTCATTACGCCCAACTATCGGGGCCATATCGAGCTTGTTATTGATGAAGAGACCGGAGGTTCGCGCTGCATCACCTGTGGCATGTGTGCCAGAGCCTGCCCTTCGGACTGTATCACGGTACTAAGTGAGAAGCCCGAAGGTGCCAAAAAGAAAGTTCTTACAGGTTTTGAGCTGGATTTCACCCGCTGCAGTCTCTGTGGTATCTGCGTGGAGAGCTGTCCTACTGACGCCATTACCTACTCTCAGGACTATAATCTTGCCGGATTCTCCCGTGAGGAGTTCCATATGGACCTTCTCGGGCGCCTTGGGAAGGGAGGCTCTCTGATATGA
- a CDS encoding monovalent cation/H+ antiporter subunit D family protein, which yields METMITSKILLPVLLPMLTALAVMASGSRPNLREAWSLTGAVLTFISVALLVPHLLAGGSYSFTLFELWPGISVTFQVDGLGLLFAGTASFLWILASIYCVGYMRGLNEHAQTRFYVCYAVSVGAAMGGAFSGSLFTLYLFYEIVSIFTYPLVMHHQDEEGYEGAQKYIVYLMFTSKAFLLPAMAIIYVQCGTLDFAAGDIASGIFPGDASRFMVVTSYILLFFGFAKAGIMPLHSWLPSAMVAPTPVSALLHAVVVVKIGVFSICRIMLSVFGVDLLADTGLGLITAYFVSFTIIMASVIALTKTNLKARLAYSTVSQLSYIILGVALLTPNGITGGLIHIANHGFAKITLFFAAGCIFVATQKKDIREMAGLGFAMPLTMLAFSLASLSMIGVPPVSGFVSKWYLALGTMDINNLILLTVLMVSSLLNAGYFVPVILTAFFGKPAEGAVVTAGFVETRPLILLMVIPLCITGAISVAIGIKPDLLLAIIHLLM from the coding sequence ATGGAAACCATGATTACCAGTAAAATTCTTTTACCCGTGCTTCTGCCCATGCTGACAGCTCTGGCTGTTATGGCTTCGGGCTCCAGGCCAAACCTGAGAGAGGCCTGGTCTTTGACCGGTGCGGTTCTTACTTTTATCTCCGTTGCCCTTCTTGTACCTCACCTTCTGGCCGGTGGCAGCTACAGCTTTACACTTTTTGAGTTGTGGCCAGGAATATCGGTTACATTTCAGGTGGATGGACTGGGCCTTCTTTTTGCTGGAACAGCCTCGTTCCTGTGGATTCTGGCGTCCATTTACTGCGTCGGCTATATGCGCGGGTTGAATGAACATGCCCAGACCCGTTTTTATGTCTGCTATGCCGTTTCCGTTGGCGCGGCTATGGGTGGTGCCTTTTCCGGCAGTTTGTTTACCCTTTATCTTTTCTATGAAATAGTATCCATTTTCACCTACCCTCTGGTTATGCACCATCAGGATGAAGAGGGGTATGAGGGTGCACAGAAATATATTGTTTACCTGATGTTCACCTCCAAGGCTTTTCTGCTGCCCGCCATGGCCATCATTTATGTGCAGTGCGGAACTCTCGATTTTGCAGCGGGCGATATAGCCTCCGGTATTTTCCCTGGTGATGCTTCCCGGTTCATGGTGGTAACAAGCTATATCCTGCTCTTCTTCGGGTTTGCCAAAGCAGGCATCATGCCCCTTCATTCCTGGCTTCCGTCTGCTATGGTGGCTCCCACTCCGGTCTCTGCCCTTCTGCATGCGGTGGTGGTAGTTAAAATCGGTGTTTTTTCCATATGCCGCATCATGCTTTCCGTTTTTGGTGTGGATCTTCTGGCGGATACGGGACTTGGATTGATAACGGCCTATTTTGTCAGCTTCACCATTATCATGGCTTCCGTTATTGCTCTCACCAAAACCAACCTCAAGGCAAGGCTGGCCTATTCAACGGTTAGCCAGCTCTCCTATATTATTTTAGGTGTGGCGCTGCTGACACCCAATGGCATCACAGGTGGACTTATCCATATAGCCAACCATGGCTTTGCAAAGATTACCCTGTTTTTTGCGGCAGGGTGCATTTTTGTGGCAACGCAGAAAAAAGATATTCGCGAGATGGCGGGTCTGGGTTTTGCCATGCCTTTGACCATGCTGGCTTTTTCTCTTGCCTCCCTTTCCATGATTGGTGTGCCGCCTGTGTCCGGCTTTGTCTCCAAGTGGTATCTTGCACTGGGAACCATGGACATTAATAATTTGATTCTGTTGACAGTTCTGATGGTAAGTTCACTTCTTAATGCTGGCTATTTTGTGCCTGTTATTCTGACGGCCTTTTTTGGTAAGCCTGCTGAAGGAGCTGTCGTAACAGCGGGTTTTGTTGAGACCCGGCCACTTATTCTACTGATGGTGATTCCGCTTTGTATCACAGGTGCCATTTCCGTGGCTATCGGGATCAAGCCGGACCTTCTTCTGGCCATTATTCATCTTCTGATGTGA